Within Cucumis melo cultivar AY chromosome 4, USDA_Cmelo_AY_1.0, whole genome shotgun sequence, the genomic segment aaCTTTTAGAAAATGTAGATTGACATTCTTGAAGAATAAGTATTAAATTAGTATGCTGTGATGTGACTCATTTTGGgcgaaaataaaataagagatcATTGTATATGAGTGTATGATATATAATAAGTTTTTTCTTCCACCATTTCCATTTTTATATCTCTTCACCTACCTAAGAGAAGAAGAATgagattttttctttaaatatttgtCTCTTTCTTCAGCTACCacatcattttaaaaaatagaatattaaCAACCCGCACAATTAGCTGAGTTGTAATATCATATGCAAACTTGTAATATCTTATTTCTATCCAAACATTATATACGAAAATTTCACTTGAACAACTATCTAACGTGATGCAGgaaatttctaaaataattaatttttacaTGACATAAATaactttttaaagaaatataCTTCGTAGGAAACAAACGACTAGTCACTAAATATAACATCATCACCAAAGGCTTCTTCTATACCAAGTACTAAggaccttaaaaaaaaaaaaaaaaaaaaaaaaacaacaacaactcATTCCTCGTCTTTTACAGAAGAAAACACACTTAACAAATTTTGAACTTCCCTAAACTTCtaatattcaatttttgtttACATTGATTATCGATAGATCGTTGACGTGCCATATAAATTATAGTTTGTTCCGTTGtttattaacttttaaatatcacagtttttaaatttgtattagACTTTATAGATAAAATACTATACCACAAAGTAATTTAAATGTAGAATTGAATTAGAGTTTtaaacaaaaacagaaaatgATTTAAGATATATAGGATTATACATTTTCTCGATTGATTAACACATTTTATACCTCtgaaataaagaaaaacttGTGTATTATATCTACACGGAGGAATTGGTTCGAAAATTGAACTACGCTAAGATTATCAAAGCTGAATTGgtttagaataataataataataaaaaaaaaagtacaagaATGGGACAGGGCAAATGGATATGAATTGGTTCATTCTCTCACAAAAATTGGTTAATCCCTTTGGGTTTTTTCACATATATTTTGAGATGATTGCCCAAtcctattttatttgaaacattcaaattcatttatcaacaatttattcatattttatttatttttgaaaatttaataatatatggACCTGTTTTAACAACACTTAGAATTTAATTAGAACAGATATTCCAATTTAATCTTTCAAAACATAACTTGTAATGAATATATAAATTGGAACTGCAAAAGAAATTGATGTTctttttccccttttcttttttttgctacaattattaataattagtgaaataaagtaaaattgttatttttagAAGTAATTAGGGAGGAAACGTGAAATGACCATTTATTATTCAATCAAACCACGGAAGGATGCAAAATGGAAAGGTTACAAATGTATTTACGCATccccttttccttttcctttttttttttttttttaataattataattttaaattttaaattttcatataaaGTAATTTACTTCGCGGGACATAGCATTCTCTCCTTTGCCTTAACTGATTGTAAATTGAGCGGCAAAATGAAGGCGcgagagagagaaaaggagaGGTTTCAGTGCTTGCTGAGCTCGTCGTAGATCTCAATCTTCCGGCCATAGAGCGGCTGTACCGGTCGGGCGTTGTTCTTATACACTGGATTCAATGGCGCCTTCAGTGCGTCCACTTGTTGCTGCGAAATCGTCCTCACCTGCGAGGTAATTTTTACTATAATGTTATGCCCTAACTTTTAAGGCTTAAAGTAATTGCGTTGCGTTCTGTTCCGCCGAATGAGGAGTTTGAGAAATGGAGATTTAGATTTACCTTGCCGAGAACGTTCCATATGACGTTTTCGGTGCAGGGAGGAGTTGTGAGAGAGCCGATGTATCTGAAGTATTTGCGAGTCTTCTTTCTCAAGTGCTTTGTGTCTAGGTCTCCAAGTGCAATGTGAGCCTCTTCGTTGCTGCCGCATTTTTCATTGGCTAACTCCACCAATTTGTCATGTATCTGCAATTTAGCAGGACGATTTTACGGTTGCCGTGATTGTGTTTTGTCTGCttcgttttttattttttctttggaaATGTATTTGTGAGAGGATGAAATTGAGTAATTCACTGACGTACCTTTGCGAGTAGGGGTTCGGGATCGCCGATTTGGAGGAGGATTGCAATTACGGAGTAGGTGCCGTCGTCTGCCTGATGGACTAGATGAAGCTCGGCTGCATATCTGTTCAAATCGGAAAATAAGGAGGTATCTCAAATTCAAACTTCCTCAAATTTTATATAACAGGTGAACTTGAGCAGATTTAGATTGATTTTTAAGATAAAATTTGAATCTGTATTCTTAGTCCATCTGGTATTTAGACTGTCTAGGAATGAGGCGTTTCATAAATTATCAGTAATTAAAATAGAATCAGACTGTTTCAGAGAGAATTTGAGTGAAAAATTTCTGAAATCTTCTTTTCCCTTCAAATTTCATATTCTTGAGACAGGTTTCAAAGTATTACTGTTCTAATAAAATATAGGCTGCATATACCACACAATTCTCTAATAGGTAGTCTTAAATGTGAAAGAACCGTTAAATCAGTCCTTCTATGTCAATAACATATTCGGACATAGGATCATGTCACTTGGACATACCGATCAAGGAGAACCGATTCTTTTTGCTGGAAGAACTTGATTGAAACTTTTGAACGAAATCAAGagtaaaattagaaaaagaacaaTTTAGAAGGTATTGAGATAATGGGAATTAGCCATAACAGATATCTTTCTTCTGTTATGGCTACTCTGAAATGTCCTAAAGGCTGGGCAGCCCGATTATTAGATGGGCTGGGCCTGTAGTGGGCCCATCCCATTATAGGTCCAGACGAGAGAGAAAACTGGACTTACTGCTTTCCGTTGAGACGGTGTTCGGCAGGAGAATGCCAATGCAATTGTTTGAGGGTGTAGTTTTTGCCATCTATGATAGCTACTCCTCCTGAATTCTTCCAAAAGTGTACCTGATTTTGATAAAGGAAAAAAGTGTGTCAATATGGGGTTTCTTTTCCTCACacaattattgatttatttatgaatgataaataaatatgtaaacATGAGAATGTGCATGTTTACGTGGGCATGGGGGGAGAGGGTGACAAGAGACAAAATAGAGTCGAAAGTTATatgctaaaaaagaaaaaccatccAGGGTTGGTCGGGTAAAAAGAGAGACATAGTCTCAATAATTAACTAAGAGGTCATAGGTTCAATCTATGATGGTCGCTTATCTAAgaattaatttcctacgagTTTTCTTGACATCAAAATATTGTAGGGTCAGGCAGTTGTCccgtaaaattaaaaaagaaaaaacagggAGAAGATTGACCCACCCCAATGTTGACGCCGTTATTGGTAAGTGTAGCATTAGCAATATTGTATTTTCTAACTAGTGTTTGAAGCTTCTTCCCAAATACACTGTTATCCTTCGAAATGTCTACCGGTGATTGGAATTTCCCATTGGAGCAAGTTGCATAACTTGGGCTCAAGCTTCCCCATTTTTCAGGTCCATGTGAACCCTCATAAGTAAATACAGCCGATTGACCCACCTCTGTCCTCCCAAAAACAAAACCACTTTACAATTTAATCATTCATCAAACAAATAATCCATAAGAGAAAATTCAATGGGAAgattggaaaaaaagaaaagaagaattcTTACGATCGTGGGCTTGCACCAAAACACCAACAAACAAAAGAGAGAAAGCGAAAATAGAGGAAAATGGAGGAGCCATTGTTGCCAACGCTCTCTCTTTTTTGTTCAAGTAATTATTGCCAACTCTCCTTTTGAACAATACAAGAATATAATGGGgtttatatatatgttataaACCCACCTTTAGATGGCGAAATATGGGGCGGTCATGTGGTCGTGATAattcctcctttttctttggaCAATTCTTTTCTGGTAGAAATTAGAGACAAAGGAGGGGGTGGCTAAATTTAGAGAAATTGGGAGtttatttaaagtaaaaaatttGGGTGGTATGTGTTTTTTCTGGCGAATATGATGGATGACCTTGGCTTTACATGTTTGTAACTACTTATAGTTTATTATATTCTGTAATTACTTTTTTCCATTCCAATTGTGTCTTTGTTTTTTAGCCAAATGAAAATTTTAGTTAAGAGTGTCAGGTTCACAAGCTTGCTAAAAAACCCTTTCATTTTCTTACTTAACTCTCTGTTTTTTAGAGTCGGTTCATAAGCTTGCtaaaaaaactttgtttttccTACTTCTATCTTTTAAAGATCCCAGATTCCAGATCACATGTCAAAGCTTGGAGTTTAGTGTATAATTTTTGGTGCCTAAGACCATCTAGTTTATATCCTCACCCTTTCAggataaaaaaacaaaaggagctGCATTCTGACCTTTTGAtgaaaaggttttttttttaatattagtGTAATTACAAAGATCAGGATATTAAAAAATTGTGAAAAGAATGTTAACCTTtgcattaaaaaaataatagtgtCTTTGAATCGAAAGAATAAAATGTCTTTAATCAATTGAGTTAGCCCAAGTTGTGTTATCTATCCAAtattgtgtgtatatatatataatatatatatatatatatatacatcatTTTTTATCCATTGCGTTTTAATTACCACATCGAACTTAAAcgagattttaaaaaaaaaaacacaaacttatttaagttttaaaagtttttatttatttttatttgcaTTTGCATTTGCAAAAACTTATTTAAGTTGAAAAGGCTAGGTATCAAATTAAAGAATTTAAATACAAATGACTGACCCTTTTTTCCTGAAACAAAAACTGACCTtagtacacaatcatttatgtATATACATCAATAATTTTGTGATCTTTTTTAGGAAGATTGTTAgtcgaaattattagattatatgaagtttcatatttaaGATTCTTTTATATTCTCAATGATCCTCAACcgaattaataaattaatttattaataagGTATAACTTCAAATCTCACGAACTTTCAGACTTTTGACTGAAACTTCCGAAAACCCCGAAAGCCATAATGTGTGTGTTTATATATCATTTGGAGAAGTCAAATGCAAATTTTagtattattattgtttttaaggTGGAGTGAGGATAAGATCCAATAAAAGCCattttttcttctcctcttgTCCTTCTCCCACTACATCAAAGAATGGTGGACATGTGTGATGTTACATTGCACTAATGGGTGCGGAGGCTCTTGTAGTGTGGGTATTACCTAGGCTACAATTATATTTTCATgtcttttttaaaagaaaagatgagAATAAATTAAGAAGGGGAGAAAAAGAAGGGTAACTTTACATCAATTTTTTTAGgtcaattcatttttttaaaaaagaaaattgtttcaCTTTTTCTTGGGCGATTAACCATTCAATTGAAAAGGTTCGTATTCTGTAAAAGACATATTTCCTTAAAGAAAACGGTTTTGTTTCATCCAAATTTCTCTGGCAgaagtttggaaaaaaaaaaaaaaaccatattttgCAGGTTCtcctttttaaaattaaattttttatttatctttttgtatatatacatacacacacatacacacatacatacatattatAATCTTACCTTTTAGATTTATTGTTTAGAAAAATTTCTCAAAAATTTATGGAAGAGAAATAAAACTTTTTGGTGTGTTCTCCTCAATTCTCGCTTATATTCCTTGAACAGACCCACATTATTTAGCATtcttagtcttttttttttcttttgaaaatgtCTTTTTAAGAACAACTTGGAGGTGCGAAGATCTGAACTTGAGACCGTTGGTATTCGAAAATAGGTAAATGCTAGTTGAGTTAAATTTATATTGACTAATCATTTCATATTTCAAAAAGTTGTGatatacactttttttttaaaaaaaaagaaaaaatatcttTGGCCTACTTTATATTGTCCCCATATTTTCATTTACTTGGAAAGATAACACAACCTAGCTGTTGAAAGCAATTTGAATGGCTAGGTTGCTACTTACATAACCTTTTCCCCCCTCGAGTCATTCTTTGCAAGAAACTCACAATTGACAATTCCCACTCAACGTCCCCCATGGTCCCTTGAGCTGAAGAGATCACCAATTAACGGTcgtatctcttttttttttttttttaagaaacataaACATCATTGAAGCTTTTAGATTTTTGATCGCATGTTTTTGCTATCTGTTGTTTAAAAGTTAGAGATGTAGGGAGAAACGTTAGAGAAAAAAACTGTGGAGGAAGAAAAGAATAGTATTagatagagagaaaaagaagagagattAATCGTTTAAAGAGGAAAGTAAAAAAGAATAGTATTAGATAGAGAGGAAAATTAGAAAATGAAACTTAAGCTGTGAGTTGAGTTGGATAATATTAATGTTACTggtattattttatttcattcttACTGAGGCGGGGGAGACGGGAGACTGGAGAGTGTACGGAGAAAGATGTAGGTTATGTGTTAAAATATTTCTTataggaaaattattttaagataAACTTATATGGCTAGAGTAGATTATTATATGAGTTTAGATATTAGTTTATCGCAAACTATCTATTTATGTcatattttgttattatttaaaaataatatattattatatataatactCGAAACatttttattacatattttCCGATTTTTTTTTGATCTCAAGTTTgaattttcacatttttttaacaagcatttaatttctcaataaaatattttaaacaataaaattttaataactaCAAATTTTAATGTTAAAAAATTAGCTTGAGAAAGCCTTGGTAGAAAGTTGATAACGAAAACACTAAAATTTATGGGTTTAGGTCgtgtttaaatttaaaaaactgaGTCAAGTATAAATACctctaatattttaaaaaatattaccAAATACTCGTGCCTttatttccctttttttctcACCCCTAGACGTAAATAAAAAGCATGATTAATCATTCTTAACTTACAAAACCCAatacaaaatctaaattaaatgcAACATTTTAGATATTTAACTACGGAACTAATTTTCATATAAAAGTTTGacattcttaatttaatttgaaagaaCAAGAAACCAGAAAAGATCAGACGTGTTATTCGTTTTTCTCATTTTCATGCTTCAAACAGAGAGAAGTgttgaaaggaaaagaaaacatgTCGGAGTCCAAAGAATTGTTTAAAGATATTCTTAGATAGAAAAATCACTATCAAAAGCGAAACAATAAAGCAGCTCCCCATAGAAAAGAAGTggggaaaaaaacaaaagaaaaataaaaaagaaaataaatcgAGAATCGACTTTTCATATAAGTAATAATTTGTTACTGCACTTCGAAATATGTAATAATTTAGTCGTTGAATTTAATATATAACAATTTAATcatgtaattttaaatttgtaaaaatttaTGATTCTTTTATAATTTCTGAAGCTTACATTAACCCTAAATGGTTAGAAACTAAACTATTAAATCTTAGTACTAGATTGTTGCGTCCAAAAAGTATAGGGACCAAAAAGACTCTCTACGGTCCAATTCATTCCATTTGCCTAAGCTTTATTGGTTTGAAACTAATGGCCATAAAGCCTTCCCTTCCAAAGATTTGTCGGAACTCCCTTTCATGGGCAACCCCTACCACAACAGCCACAGCCAAaccaaaagataaaaagataaCTAAGAACTAAAGCCACCCAAAGTGCATAAtcagaaagataatggaaattgGTCCTCCCTAAAGCACTATTTGGCAAATCACGCATTTCGGTTGCTTGTCCTAATAACAGTCCCCGATGGGGATATGCCACTGAGCTTCAAATGCCTCTACATCCCAATCCATAtagttcctttttttttcttcttttattttagattactttttttttttaatgtagtGTTCAAAGGTAGCTTGTGAAAGTACAAATCTCCCAAGTAAATTGCTGAGcaagaaagaaggaagaaaaagttTGGTTTAATTACTTGTTTTTGTATTTGAAGAGTGAACTTTTATGTTTGTGTCAAGCAAATCACTAACCAAAATCActgaatttttcaattttaagtCTAATAGGTcattaaactttcaattttatgtcTAACAGACATATTCTAACACATCTTTAGATTAATGAATTTGTTAGATATCAACCTAAAGAAGCACAAGATCTAATTAGAAACCAAATCAAAAGTCTAGGAACTTATCACATGCTTTAAAATTCGAGGATCTATTAGAGAAAATGTGAAGTTTAAGGATCTATTAGGCACAAATCTAAAGTTTCAGATATTAAACTAGTTATTTAACTAAAAGAGTCATAAAACAAGCTGATTACTTAATAACAAAATGCACATACCCTATAAACGGTTCATTACTCATAGAGTTGAATGCTTCCTTAATTTAATCAACCCTAGTTGGCGATAATTACAGTTGAGTTTTCTACTATCATCATGCATATATAATGTTATGTCAATCTTCAACTCAAGTTTTTATACGGGGACTCAGTTAAATTTGGAGATAGAAGAATAAAGGGCGAAGAGTATACCTATGGTGTATACGAATAGTAGCAGTTGATATTGTTATAGACCAGACATTGAGTATAGATCATTTTTGGGAGTCTCAGAGTAAAATAATATAGGACATTCACTTACGCATCGACTTGAAGGTTCGGGAATCATATGGCTGATATCTCAAGGTCTCAATGAAGAGGCAGAAAGTTCCTTTATGTGATGTGGGGTAAAGGATTCCATTAGAGCTACATAGGCCCCTACCTGTACTGCCCACAAAAATTGGTGAGAAAACGAGATACCAATCAATAGCTTCTTGCTTTGAGGGCTCAAATAGAAATGAAGATTCCCCACAAAAACAGGCCAATATATTTTGTGGGATAGAATTCAACCTCCACATTGAATGGATCATATTTGTATGCCTTGCTTTGAAACTTCTAGTGCATAGATTCTGTTGGAGATAGCTTTTAAAATGATTTCTTATTTTGTTATTGGAAGAGAAGGAAAGGAATAAAAAGATGTATGTATCGTATAATACTATATATCTAACACTACTTTCTATTTTATACGAATAGggtaaaaacaaaacaaaacagaaaaaaaatgaGATGACAAAATGCTGCATGTCCCTGACTAGTTACTTCTAAAAACTAACAAAAATTGTATCCTTCAGACAGGTTTTATGTATAATATAATGATAAAAACAGACTTCTTCAAAACATGCCTTCCTAGCCTACCCAAATAATTCCATAAACTGCATGCtcatacaaaagaaaaatgacCTCCATAGTATGATGTCAGTGTAGTTTAAGGAAGGAGAAATTTGTGGTAAATAAACTCGCACAATGTTTATGTCAAAGTGAACATAATTCAACTTTGACATAGTTCAATTGACATCAAGTATGTATTTGTGCCAATGCTATATCTAATAGGTCTTTAAACATGAAAATGTTCAATACTTCTCTGTGTTTTCTTTGACATATTAGtcaattttaaaacttaaacaattagaaaattaaaaaattggagtcttattaaacacaaaattaaaagttatctTTGAATTTCAATCACCTATTAAACTAAATTATGTGTACGTAGTGTGGAAAGGAACAGTAGAGTGAGATAAACCTTGGAAATGAGTTGGAAGGATGGCTCGCTAAAGAGCATAAGTTGCTTGAAGATACTCCACAATTTCAGCACTCTCAAACATGCGCACCCCTGTGTTGGGGTCATCTAAGTATGGAACCTATTAGCCATTTGGTTCAAAAATGTCATTAACTTTGCTTGTAGGATAATAATCAGAAAATGTTcaagaagaataagaaaagaaaggacaatcCATCATTGTGTAGTGCAACTTGATGGGATGTACCTGAAAGT encodes:
- the LOC103486616 gene encoding alpha carbonic anhydrase 1, chloroplastic produces the protein MAPPFSSIFAFSLLFVGVLVQAHDQVGQSAVFTYEGSHGPEKWGSLSPSYATCSNGKFQSPVDISKDNSVFGKKLQTLVRKYNIANATLTNNGVNIGVHFWKNSGGVAIIDGKNYTLKQLHWHSPAEHRLNGKQYAAELHLVHQADDGTYSVIAILLQIGDPEPLLAKIHDKLVELANEKCGSNEEAHIALGDLDTKHLRKKTRKYFRYIGSLTTPPCTENVIWNVLGKVRTISQQQVDALKAPLNPVYKNNARPVQPLYGRKIEIYDELSKH